Within the Ciona intestinalis chromosome 13, KH, whole genome shotgun sequence genome, the region ttaggatttaaaattttgtcttTGTAAGCGTTTGTATACCacttcaaagagataaaagaAGAAAGCATTCTGAGATGGCTATATCATGTTTAATCCgattgatatttaaaaatgccGTATATTGTGTATGTATggtataggttggggtaaaatggtttattggaaattatgtgtacccatcttaccccacagtactatgttaccttttttcaaaacaataaaaaatagtttgtcGTTTTTATAATGGGCATTCAGCAAAAATGCCCGAAAATACTGGCTAAAAATACCTGGAAACGCTAGAACATAATACTTGGCGACTTATAAAAAAGGCGcggcaacactgaaaaaaatggctggcaacactgaaaaaatGCCCGGCAACACTGGCCATGGTCCGGACACGCGACTTCCCGCTTTCGTAACACGCCCCCAAATAATCCGCCGAATTTTGGAGACGTTTTTGAGACTCTGTCCTGCCGCAGTTTTCAAAACACGAAATCCTTATTATAACAACACTGTTATAGCTACGAGGTGTTACGACTTAGCGCTAACATACGCTGTCTAATTTTGCGTCTGTTGTATTCTACAGAGCGCTTAGTCCCGGCTAAATCAAATGTATATGTCAAAAACCGTGTaaatttgtgttaaatttgtgTCGTAGTTGAAATAGTAAgattgtatatattatgtttgtttttgtgtttgtttttttaatcagttgtataaaaataaaattgagcTTGTTTTTTAGGGTGTATACTTAATGCGTTGTACTTATCATTCAGGGGAAAAATCAGCTGTATAAATTAAGTTGGGCTTGTTTTTGTATGTCAGTTTCATAAGTTCTTCTTGTTTTTATGTGGCCTAGATTTTATGCGTTAATGAAGTTTTTTCGCcgaattttgtttcttttcgtttgtaattttttcaGGCAGTCAGTTTTTGagtattcatttaaaaaattataatttactttaaaattaactatCAAAAGAATATCtagaattttatttcaaaattttatttatttttatgtagaAAACTATAGTCGCAGTTATTGGATTAAAATTCGgacaaatatgttaaatttttgctTTTCTTTTGTCCTATCTATTTCTACATGTTTGGCTATTGATACGGGTATGTATACGTTCTATagattgtttattattgtaagAATTCGAATTTTTACGTATATGGTAACTCagaagcaggcacgaggtgtatgaaacagaacacccgtgttataacgactgtcgcaaCCCACACGCGAGgttaagtaagttacattcattcacttgtTTTTGGCACCGATTTGTATTAAAATcactatattgtttaaaacctgcaccaataaaatgtaaaaatatacatcCGCGAGATGGCGCTAACGATCTATGTTCCCACAGTTGTCATGATACCGACATCGTGCGGCGTGACAGAGCCCAGGGGTCCAGGCAAAATCATACAAGCTCAGCCTGGCGTAGCAATGGGTGTATCCGAGTATACACCGCTTTTTCCCGCGTGTTCATACACCATGGTAGCAGCAACTGCAAACCATCGTATCCGGTTTAATTTTGGCACAGGTTAGTAgtttaccattgtgggcgtatgtgttcttgagcaagacacttaccggcaattgctccaacccagtggtcactaatgggttgttttcgattgtcattgccccttcgcgcgaggataaacaagttacattcatttttcatatccaattatttttttcaaatacaattttccatatatataagtaatacATACTTTTGCATTTcttattacgtaacaaagcCCTTTATGGCGTCACAGGTATGGGAGAAGTGAACTTTATTGACCATCCAAACGGCTGCGGCGCCGCTAACGTACAGTTACTAGACAGCGATGGTCTCACCCAAATTCTACCTTTAACATGCGGGGTTTTGGACAGGACAGAATATCTCTCGACCGGCGATAGAATGACGATAGAAGCTATGAGCACTGGCGGAAATGGGaccatttttaactttacagCGCAGTACACGTCGTTTACCGACGCCGGTGAGAGAGTTTTTTGACTTACTGAGTACGGGTTTGAACCTAGGGCCcttaactgtaaaaaaagatttgaaacCTGAAATTACGTGATAAATAGTAACAGGTTTCACGCTGCTAAATttttgggcgtatgtgtccttgggcaagaaattTAACggcattttcttcaaaaaagaGGGAAAaattacccataaagttacataaattgcaactcgtaagcgggcacgaggtgtatgaaacagaacacccgtgttataaattttatcattTCCCTGCCACCGCTaggataaacaaataacattcctTTTTTAGcattaaacttatatatatatatcctaaTCCTTACCTATTATTACATACAGTTAACTGTAGCGACGATCCGTCCGTATTTCCGTGCGCGAACGGTCGCTGCGTCGACCCAGCGGGgcgatgtgacgtcacactgatAAATAATTGCGGAGATTTTTCGGACAACAGCAGAGGCCCGCCTGGCAACTGCTCCAGTAAGTATAACTACAATGTATAGAATTGTGGTTAggttgggataagatgggacacaccTAGGGGCAATACGGGACGTAcgtggggagagatgggacagtAAGTATGATTATGATATGGTATCATGACGTATGGTGGCGTGACGTAATGGTATATGACGTATATATGATCGTGACGTATGCTAGCTTATGACAGTATTGGCGCGCCAATAGCCCGGAAAATATGCGTTCGAGGCTTaatgtaagcaggcacgaggtgtatgaaacagaatacccgtggtataacggcTTGGAGACAATCTAAAATTGATAACGACTCTCATTACCCCGCGACATAcgaataaataacattcattcatttattctatattaCATCACAGCGCCAACGACGACTGTTGTAATGACTACAGCTCCCGGAATGACCCTTACACCGCCAGGAGCGCCTGAAAGCGATTCACCAAGTTTATTATGGATTGCATGGGTGGCTTTGGGCCTGGTTGGCGCCTACTTGTTCTACTGGTTACTGTGGAGACCTGGGTACCTTACATGGCGGTGCGGCGCTTGGAGACACATACCATTCTGcaggtatatttatatatactcttagcaaaagttaaaaattacccacaatgttatatatgtggtacctcgtaagcaggcacgaggtgtatcaaacagaacacccgtgttacaacggcTGTTGTTAACATATACCATTCTGCAGGTATACTATTAGCATAGAAGGGATAGGTTTAAAAAACCATcacttataaagttacatatatggttaaccgtgcacgaggtgtgtgaaacagaacacccgtgttataacgactgtcgttgccccgccacgcgaagacaaataagattcattcattcatttatttttggcACCGAATTTCGTCTCGTatatattttaggtttttagtttgtttgaCCACTTTAACTGGTTTTATCTAGTTTTACCTGCTTTTTCTTGTACTGGTACAAGTTTAATGCAGtattttccaatttaaacCGATTTTCAATAAAgaggttattttatttgtgtgtAAGTAAATGGTTAAATTGTTATGTCTTTGTTAAACTATATGCTGCTGTTAACGCTGATTAGGCAATACTAAATGCCCCGTCTGCTTAATGGTTAAACCCATTTGGCAGACACTTAAACAgtaattactccaacccagtggtaactgATAAGCAGATAATTTAAAAGTCGTTTAAAAATGCTGTGTTGGAATATTGTGTAATAatacacccgtgttgtaacttgacagtgagcatgaggtgtataaatacaccatgtgtgtctggtgtataagaagac harbors:
- the LOC100179472 gene encoding uncharacterized protein LOC100179472 isoform X1; the protein is MLNFCFSFVLSISTCLAIDTVVMIPTSCGVTEPRGPGKIIQAQPGVAMGVSEYTPLFPACSYTMVAATANHRIRFNFGTGMGEVNFIDHPNGCGAANVQLLDSDGLTQILPLTCGVLDRTEYLSTGDRMTIEAMSTGGNGTIFNFTAQYTSFTDAVNCSDDPSVFPCANGRCVDPAGRCDVTLINNCGDFSDNSRGPPGNCSTPTTTVVMTTAPGMTLTPPGAPESDSPSLLWIAWVALGLVGAYLFYWLLWRPGYLTWRCGAWRHIPFCRKHGLCQKPTGSSPSGGTFTCCSESKVASDASQIPKDAPVTSQPGPVTSQSGQTNGVFSESLPNTDVGGNTMEGLPGGIRKESHIFAI
- the LOC100179472 gene encoding uncharacterized protein LOC100179472 isoform X2, with product MLNFCFSFVLSISTCLAIDTVVMIPTSCGVTEPRGPGKIIQAQPGVAMGVSEYTPLFPACSYTMVAATANHRIRFNFGTGMGEVNFIDHPNGCGAANVQLLDSDGLTQILPLTCGVLDRTEYLSTGDRMTIEAMSTGGNGTIFNFTAQYTSFTDAVNCSDDPSVFPCANGRCVDPAGRCDVTLINNCGDFSDNSRGPPGNCSTPTTTVVMTTAPGMTLTPPGAPESDSPSLLWIAWVALGLVGAYLFYWLLWRPGYLTWRCGAWRHIPFCRKHGLCQKPTGSSPSGGTFTCCSESKVASDASQIPKDAPVTSQPGPVTSQSGQTNGVFSESLPNTDA
- the LOC100179472 gene encoding uncharacterized protein LOC100179472 isoform X3, yielding MIPTSCGVTEPRGPGKIIQAQPGVAMGVSEYTPLFPACSYTMVAATANHRIRFNFGTGMGEVNFIDHPNGCGAANVQLLDSDGLTQILPLTCGVLDRTEYLSTGDRMTIEAMSTGGNGTIFNFTAQYTSFTDAVNCSDDPSVFPCANGRCVDPAGRCDVTLINNCGDFSDNSRGPPGNCSTPTTTVVMTTAPGMTLTPPGAPESDSPSLLWIAWVALGLVGAYLFYWLLWRPGYLTWRCGAWRHIPFCRKHGLCQKPTGSSPSGGTFTCCSESKVASDASQIPKDAPVTSQPGPVTSQSGQTNGVFSESLPNTDVGGNTMEGLPGGIRKESHIFAI
- the LOC100179472 gene encoding uncharacterized protein LOC100179472 isoform X4, with product MGEVNFIDHPNGCGAANVQLLDSDGLTQILPLTCGVLDRTEYLSTGDRMTIEAMSTGGNGTIFNFTAQYTSFTDAVNCSDDPSVFPCANGRCVDPAGRCDVTLINNCGDFSDNSRGPPGNCSTPTTTVVMTTAPGMTLTPPGAPESDSPSLLWIAWVALGLVGAYLFYWLLWRPGYLTWRCGAWRHIPFCRKHGLCQKPTGSSPSGGTFTCCSESKVASDASQIPKDAPVTSQPGPVTSQSGQTNGVFSESLPNTDVGGNTMEGLPGGIRKESHIFAI